One genomic region from Bufo bufo chromosome 3, aBufBuf1.1, whole genome shotgun sequence encodes:
- the SMIM11A gene encoding small integral membrane protein 11A — protein MPELNWKVLDNFPLLMYILAAKTLLLCLAFAGVKIYQRKRVEAKMKSEQEEKRRKQAEEEEAEEEEAEKKDN, from the exons ATGCCTGAACTCAACTGGAAG GTGCTGGATAATTTTCCGCTGCTTATGTACATTTTAGCGGCGAAGACCTTGCTGCTGTGTCTGGCCTTTGCTGGTGTTAAGATCTACCAAAGAAAAAGAGTGGAAGCCAAAATGAAGAGCGAGCAAGAAGAGAAACGGAGGAAGCAAgccgaggaggaggaagccgaggaggaggaagccgagaagAAAGACAACTGA